The region CCCCTGGACCTACGAGACCCGCGACGAACAACTGAAGAGCGGGCAGATCGATCTCGCCATCGGCGGGCTGATGGTCACCGCCGAACGCCTGGCTCGGCTGTCGCTGAGCGAGCCTTACATGTCGATCACCGCGGCGATTGTTATTGAAGATCATCGTCGCGACGAAGTGGCACGCTGGGAAGATATCCGTCAGAAGAACGGTTTCCGGATTGCCACCACGGGCCGGCGACTTTCCGAAAATGTCAAACGCCACTTGCCGGAGGCCAATGTCGTCTACGTGAACTCGCCGCGTGAGTTCTTCGAGCAGTCCGACAAGCCTTTCGACGCCATCCTGATGACCGCCGAGGGAGGTTCGGCGTACACCATTCTTTATCCTCGCTACGACGTGGCGATCCCGCAGCCGCAATTTAAGGGACACGTTGCGTTTGCTTTGCCCTTGAACGAACCGGAACTGGAAAAGTTCCTCAATGCCTGGCTGAAACTTCAGCAAACCAACGGCACGCTCGATCGGTTGTACAGCAAATGGATCGTCGGTCAGGTCAAAAACGAAAAATCGCCTCGCTGGTGCGTGATGCGGGACGTTCTGCACTGGGTCGAATAGCCCGACATGGGGTCTTCCAGCGGGGTAGCTGCGTCGAATTCGCCGCAGGGGGCATGTTACCCTGGCCGCCGATTTCCGGTAGATTTAACAGTTTCCACCCCTTCGGCTTAAGTCAATTCAGGCCCTACGAAGCATGGCGATCGATAAATCGGGTACCCGGGTCCGGCAGATGTTCTCCGAGATTGCGGGCAACTACGACCGCATGAACCATCTGCTGTCGATGAATGTCGACAAATACTGGCGCTGGCGAACCGTAAAAATCGTCCCCCCAACCGGCGACAGCCCCATTCTGGATGTCTGCACGGGGACCGGCGACTTGGCGCTGGCCTATTACAAAGCGGCCAACGGCAAAGTGAACGTCGAAGCGACCGACTTCTGCCCTGAAATGCTGGAAGTGGGCGAAGTCAAAAAGCAAAAGCTCGGCATCAACGGTCAGGTTCGTTTTCAGGAAGCTGATACGCAGCAGCTTCCCTTCGACGACAACACGTTTCAAATCGTCTCGGTAGCATTCGGCCTGCGTAACGTCGCCGACACCGACCTCGGGCTGAAAGAGATGGCCCGCGTTTGTCAGCCAGGCGGGAAAGTGGCTGTCCTGGAATTCTCTCAGCCACGCTGGCAACCATTTCGTGGCGTGTATCAGTTCTACTTCAAGAACATCCTGCCCCGCGTCGGCCAGGCATTGGCGAAGAACAAACAAGATGCCTACAAGTATCTGCCCGATAGCGTCGGCGAGTTCCCGCATGGGGAAGCGCTTGCTGAAAGGATGCGTGGGGCTGGTTTGAAAGATGTCTTCTACAAGCCGTTTACCTTCGGCGTGGCAACGTTGTACGTGGGGACCAAATGAGCCGGCCTGTCGTTGTGGGAATCACCGGAGCCAGCGGAGCCGTTTATGCGAAACGGCTGCTCAACGTGCTGCACCACAGCGGTCATCATGTGCAGCTCTCGATCAGTCCTTCCGGAAAGATCGTTCTGCAGCAGGAAATGGGCATTCGGTTGGAACTCGATAACTTCGATCCTGAAACGCTCGTCCCTCTTTCCATCGACCCCAGCGACAAACGGCTCGCGAAAACCATTGAGCTGAACGAGCCCTCCAAGCCTGGCGACTTGGAATATTTCCACTTCGGCAACTTCATGTCGGCCATGGCCAGCGGTTCGGCACGTTCGGCGGGGATGGTCGTCTGCCCTTGTTCCGGAGGCACGCTTGCAGGCATTGTCCACGGAAGCAGCTCGAATCTCATTCAGCGTGCTGCCGAAGTTCACCTGAAGGAACGCCGCAAGCTGATCCTTGTCCCTCGCGAGACACCTCTCTCGCTTGGTTATATTGAAAACATGAAGAAAGCCACCGAAGCGGGTGCCGTGGTGATGCCAGCAATGCCAGGCTGGTATCACGGCGTGAAGTCGCTTGACGACCTGATCGACTTTATGGTGGCTCGCATTCTCGACCAACTCGAAATTCCACACGCATTGATGCAACGCTGGGGAGAAGATGCCT is a window of Bremerella sp. TYQ1 DNA encoding:
- the ubiE gene encoding bifunctional demethylmenaquinone methyltransferase/2-methoxy-6-polyprenyl-1,4-benzoquinol methylase UbiE, with the translated sequence MAIDKSGTRVRQMFSEIAGNYDRMNHLLSMNVDKYWRWRTVKIVPPTGDSPILDVCTGTGDLALAYYKAANGKVNVEATDFCPEMLEVGEVKKQKLGINGQVRFQEADTQQLPFDDNTFQIVSVAFGLRNVADTDLGLKEMARVCQPGGKVAVLEFSQPRWQPFRGVYQFYFKNILPRVGQALAKNKQDAYKYLPDSVGEFPHGEALAERMRGAGLKDVFYKPFTFGVATLYVGTK
- a CDS encoding UbiX family flavin prenyltransferase encodes the protein MSRPVVVGITGASGAVYAKRLLNVLHHSGHHVQLSISPSGKIVLQQEMGIRLELDNFDPETLVPLSIDPSDKRLAKTIELNEPSKPGDLEYFHFGNFMSAMASGSARSAGMVVCPCSGGTLAGIVHGSSSNLIQRAAEVHLKERRKLILVPRETPLSLGYIENMKKATEAGAVVMPAMPGWYHGVKSLDDLIDFMVARILDQLEIPHALMQRWGEDA